A region from the Microbispora sp. ZYX-F-249 genome encodes:
- a CDS encoding nitroreductase family protein yields the protein MDVFEALYTTRAMRRVKPDPIPVEVQERILDAAVRAPSAGNSQGWRFLLVDDTEVKSQLGPLYRDALGRLFEGHYKPMRERAEATGDTATLNVLRSARHLADNFESYPLLMFAFTRNDPGGGSIYPSVWSAQLAARAFGVGSALTSVLGLFHGAETMRILGVPEGKGWQVACMVTFGYPTGRWGVAPRRPAHEVAYRNRWGDPVGFEIPEPLWTP from the coding sequence ATGGACGTTTTCGAAGCCCTCTACACGACCCGCGCCATGCGGCGGGTCAAACCCGACCCGATCCCCGTGGAGGTCCAGGAACGCATCCTGGACGCCGCGGTCCGCGCCCCCAGCGCCGGCAACAGCCAGGGCTGGCGGTTCCTGCTGGTGGACGACACGGAGGTGAAGTCCCAGCTGGGACCGTTGTACCGGGACGCGCTCGGCAGGCTGTTCGAGGGGCACTACAAGCCGATGCGCGAGCGGGCCGAGGCGACCGGCGACACCGCCACGCTCAACGTGCTGCGCTCGGCCCGGCATCTGGCCGACAACTTCGAGTCCTATCCCCTGCTCATGTTCGCCTTCACCCGCAACGACCCCGGCGGCGGCTCCATCTACCCCTCGGTGTGGAGCGCCCAGCTCGCCGCCCGGGCCTTCGGCGTGGGCAGCGCGCTGACGTCCGTGCTGGGGCTGTTCCACGGCGCGGAGACGATGCGGATCCTCGGCGTGCCCGAGGGCAAGGGCTGGCAGGTGGCGTGCATGGTCACCTTCGGCTACCCGACCGGCCGCTGGGGGGTCGCCCCGCGCCGGCCCGCCCACGAGGTCGCCTACCGCAACCGCTGGGGCGACCCGGTCGGCTTCGAGATCCCCGAGCCTCTCTGGACGCCCTGA
- a CDS encoding GlxA family transcriptional regulator, protein MTQRRMVVVGYHTAELVDIACVTSTLIMANAHGASPCYDVCLATPSGLPVTCGSGLTLQGQQALERLTGPLDTLLVSGGIGHEEAAANRVIVGHVRRLARESRRVASVCTGAAVLAAAGLLDGRRATTHWQFAHTLAARHPKVAVDARPIFIRDGNVTTAAGVTSALDVTLAFIEEDNGPALARQVARNLVTYLQRPGNQAQMSMFTEGPPPGDDLVKRVVDHVTGHPDADLSTTALAAGAGVSERHLTRLFLKHTGQTPGRFVRRARTEAAAHLLASTSLPMAAVAARCGFGTAEALRQAFVDLYGIPPSRYRLTQATALPSSSGDDAPFPARRGPVAEPGSVAD, encoded by the coding sequence ATGACCCAGCGGCGCATGGTCGTGGTCGGATACCACACGGCGGAGCTCGTCGACATCGCCTGCGTGACGTCGACGCTGATCATGGCGAACGCCCACGGCGCGTCCCCGTGCTACGACGTGTGCCTGGCCACCCCGTCGGGCCTGCCCGTCACCTGCGGCAGCGGCCTGACGCTGCAGGGGCAGCAGGCGCTCGAACGCCTCACCGGGCCGCTGGACACGCTCCTCGTCTCGGGCGGGATCGGGCACGAGGAGGCGGCCGCCAACCGGGTGATCGTCGGCCACGTCCGGCGGCTGGCGCGGGAGAGCCGCCGGGTCGCGTCGGTGTGCACGGGCGCGGCGGTGCTGGCCGCCGCCGGTCTGCTCGACGGGCGGCGCGCCACCACGCACTGGCAGTTCGCGCACACGCTCGCCGCCCGCCATCCGAAGGTCGCCGTCGACGCCCGCCCGATCTTCATCCGCGACGGCAACGTCACCACGGCCGCCGGCGTCACCAGCGCGCTGGACGTCACCCTCGCCTTCATCGAGGAGGACAACGGCCCGGCCCTCGCCAGGCAGGTGGCCCGCAACCTGGTGACCTACCTGCAACGCCCCGGCAACCAGGCGCAGATGAGCATGTTCACCGAGGGCCCGCCGCCCGGCGACGACCTGGTCAAGCGCGTCGTCGACCACGTCACCGGCCACCCGGACGCCGACCTGTCGACCACCGCCCTGGCGGCCGGGGCGGGCGTGAGCGAGCGCCACCTGACCCGCCTGTTCCTCAAGCACACGGGGCAGACGCCGGGCCGGTTCGTCCGCCGGGCCCGCACGGAGGCCGCCGCCCACCTGCTCGCCTCCACCTCGCTGCCCATGGCCGCCGTCGCGGCCCGCTGCGGCTTCGGCACGGCCGAGGCCCTCCGCCAGGCGTTCGTCGATTTGTACGGCATCCCGCCCTCGCGCTACCGCCTGACCCAGGCGACCGCGCTGCCGTCCTCCTCCGGCGACGACGCGCCTTTCCCCGCCCGAAGAGGCCCTGTGGCCGAGCCGGGGAGTGTGGCAGACTGA
- a CDS encoding cytochrome P450: protein MTTQPTEPAGRTPITSAADIDLNDWNFWGRPDAEREHAFRLLRDLDKPAFFPEPEFSFAGATGPGYHALVRHADILEASRNPEVFCSGDGGATNIPDLPAEFAEYFGSMINMDDPRHARLRRIVSRAFTPRMIKQFESDVDAAATRIVDELLETGPGCDFVTEVAAKLPLKIICDMMGIPEKDYQFVFDRSNIVLGATDPEYVSDREDIAHALLTAGMELQQLVQDLAALRMETPTDDLTSSLVNANIDGERLTAQELGSFFILLVVAGNETTRNAISHGMRLLALNPGQRRLWLEDFEGRAPRAIEEIVRLAAPVNYMRRKVTRDHEMNGNLYRKGEKVLLYYWAANRDERVFDDPLRFDIRRDPNPHVGFGGPGPHFCLGAHLARREITAMFRELMRRIPQIEAGEPERLLSSFINGIKHMTCDF from the coding sequence ATGACGACACAGCCGACGGAGCCCGCGGGGCGCACGCCCATCACCTCGGCCGCCGACATCGACCTGAACGACTGGAACTTCTGGGGCCGCCCCGACGCGGAGCGGGAACACGCGTTCCGGCTGCTGCGCGACCTGGACAAGCCCGCCTTCTTCCCCGAGCCGGAGTTCAGCTTCGCCGGCGCCACCGGACCGGGCTACCACGCGCTCGTCCGGCACGCCGACATCCTGGAGGCCAGCCGCAACCCGGAGGTCTTCTGCTCGGGCGACGGCGGGGCCACCAACATCCCGGACCTGCCGGCGGAGTTCGCCGAGTACTTCGGCTCGATGATCAACATGGACGACCCGCGCCACGCGCGGCTGCGGCGGATCGTCTCGCGCGCCTTCACGCCGAGGATGATCAAGCAGTTCGAGTCCGACGTGGACGCCGCCGCCACGCGCATCGTCGACGAATTGCTGGAGACCGGCCCGGGCTGCGACTTCGTCACCGAGGTGGCCGCGAAGCTGCCTTTGAAGATCATCTGCGACATGATGGGCATTCCGGAGAAGGACTACCAGTTCGTCTTCGACCGGTCGAACATCGTCCTCGGCGCCACCGACCCCGAGTACGTCAGCGACCGCGAGGACATCGCCCACGCGCTGCTCACCGCGGGGATGGAGCTGCAGCAGCTCGTCCAGGACCTGGCCGCGCTGCGAATGGAGACGCCCACCGACGACCTCACCTCGTCCCTGGTCAACGCCAACATCGACGGGGAGCGGCTGACCGCCCAGGAGCTCGGCTCGTTCTTCATCCTGCTCGTCGTGGCGGGCAACGAGACCACCCGCAACGCCATCTCGCACGGCATGCGCCTGCTCGCCCTCAACCCCGGGCAGCGGCGGCTGTGGCTGGAGGACTTCGAGGGCCGGGCGCCGCGCGCGATCGAGGAGATCGTCCGGCTGGCCGCACCGGTCAACTACATGCGCCGCAAGGTCACCCGCGACCACGAGATGAACGGCAACCTCTACCGCAAGGGCGAGAAGGTCCTGCTGTATTACTGGGCCGCCAACCGCGACGAGCGGGTGTTCGACGACCCGCTGCGCTTCGACATCCGGCGCGACCCCAACCCGCACGTCGGCTTCGGCGGCCCGGGCCCCCACTTCTGTCTCGGCGCGCACCTGGCCCGCCGCGAGATCACGGCGATGTTCCGCGAGCTGATGCGGCGGATCCCCCAGATCGAGGCGGGCGAGCCGGAGCGCCTGCTGTCCAGCTTCATCAACGGCATCAAGCACATGACCTGTGACTTCTGA
- a CDS encoding CaiB/BaiF CoA transferase family protein, with protein sequence MDESRGPLAGVRVLELAGLAPGPFAGMMLADHGAEVLRIDRVKAVSDTPRRDVMDRGKRTIGLDLKSPEGVAAFRRLAERADVVIEVFRPGVAERLGIGPADLHAVNERLVYGRMTGWGQDGPLASTAGHDIDYIAIAGALSMLGREGGKPTPPINILGDFAGGGLMLAYGVLLALLERERTGRGRVVDAAMVDGAALLLSMFYGAVHGGHWGPRGTNLLDTGAPMYDTYETADGGFLAVGALEPQFWAEMLARMGIDDMPDRDDRANWPAIRERLTEAFRSRTRAEWEAVFDGSDACVSPVLDPREAARHPHNRARGTFVDVGGLPQAAPAPRLVGAPRADLSPATRLLDLSSWGLPDDEAKALRAAGVLA encoded by the coding sequence ATGGACGAGTCGCGGGGACCGCTGGCGGGGGTCCGCGTGCTGGAGCTGGCCGGTCTCGCGCCCGGGCCGTTCGCCGGGATGATGCTCGCCGACCACGGCGCCGAGGTGCTGCGGATCGACCGGGTGAAGGCCGTGAGCGACACCCCGCGCCGCGACGTGATGGACCGCGGCAAGCGCACGATCGGCCTCGACCTCAAGTCGCCCGAGGGCGTCGCCGCGTTCAGGCGGCTGGCCGAGCGGGCCGACGTGGTGATCGAGGTGTTCCGGCCCGGGGTCGCCGAACGGCTCGGAATCGGGCCCGCCGACCTCCACGCGGTGAACGAGCGGCTGGTCTACGGCCGGATGACCGGCTGGGGCCAGGACGGCCCGCTCGCCTCCACGGCCGGGCACGACATCGACTACATCGCGATCGCGGGGGCCCTGTCGATGCTGGGCCGCGAGGGCGGCAAGCCCACCCCGCCGATCAACATCCTGGGCGACTTCGCCGGCGGCGGGCTCATGCTGGCGTACGGCGTGCTGCTGGCTCTGCTGGAGCGGGAGCGCACCGGCCGGGGCCGGGTGGTGGACGCGGCGATGGTGGACGGCGCGGCGCTGCTGCTGTCGATGTTCTACGGCGCGGTGCACGGCGGCCACTGGGGCCCGCGCGGCACCAACCTCCTCGACACCGGCGCCCCCATGTACGACACCTACGAGACGGCCGACGGCGGCTTCCTCGCCGTGGGCGCGCTGGAGCCGCAGTTCTGGGCGGAGATGCTCGCCCGGATGGGCATCGACGACATGCCCGACCGCGACGACAGGGCGAACTGGCCGGCCATCCGGGAGCGGCTGACCGAGGCGTTCCGGTCGCGTACGCGGGCCGAGTGGGAGGCGGTCTTCGACGGCTCCGACGCCTGCGTGTCCCCGGTGCTCGACCCGCGCGAGGCCGCCCGGCACCCGCACAACCGGGCGCGCGGCACGTTCGTGGACGTCGGCGGGCTGCCGCAGGCGGCGCCCGCGCCCCGGCTGGTCGGCGCGCCGCGCGCCGACCTGTCCCCCGCCACCCGGCTGCTGGACCTCAGCTCCTGGGGCCTGCCCGACGACGAGGCGAAGGCCCTGCGCGCCGCCGGCGTGCTGGCCTGA
- a CDS encoding ABC transporter ATP-binding protein, producing MDDVVIRVRGLRMAYGPVRVLEGVDLDLRRGEVFTLLGPNGAGKTTLVEILEGFRTGWTGEVSVLGENPARAGDAWRARLGVVLQSWRDHPRWRVRDLLRHVAAHYDDPRDVDDLLAVLGLTDSAGVRAAVLSGGQRRRLDVALGIVGRPEVLFLDEPTTGFDPEARREFHLLIERLAAEEGLTVLLTTHDLAEAERLSGRIAVLVAGRVLTCGSPAELARAVQAPSRVRWAEGELETADPSAVAWELHQRYGGPVPGLEIRRPTLEESYLDLIEEARTR from the coding sequence ATGGACGATGTCGTCATCCGCGTACGCGGGCTACGCATGGCGTACGGACCCGTCCGGGTGCTGGAGGGGGTCGACCTCGATCTGCGGCGCGGCGAGGTGTTCACGCTCCTCGGGCCCAACGGCGCCGGCAAGACCACCCTCGTCGAGATCCTGGAGGGGTTCAGGACCGGCTGGACCGGCGAGGTGAGCGTGCTCGGGGAGAACCCGGCGCGGGCCGGCGACGCCTGGCGGGCGCGGCTCGGGGTGGTGCTCCAGTCGTGGCGCGACCACCCGCGCTGGCGGGTGCGCGACCTGCTGCGCCACGTCGCCGCGCACTACGACGACCCCCGCGACGTCGACGACCTGCTGGCCGTGCTCGGCCTCACCGACTCGGCGGGCGTCCGGGCCGCCGTGCTGTCCGGGGGGCAGCGGCGGCGGCTCGACGTGGCGCTCGGCATCGTCGGGCGGCCGGAGGTGCTGTTCCTGGACGAGCCGACGACCGGGTTCGATCCCGAGGCCCGGCGCGAGTTCCACCTGCTGATCGAGCGGCTGGCGGCCGAGGAGGGGCTGACCGTGCTGCTCACCACCCACGACCTGGCCGAGGCCGAACGGCTGTCCGGGCGGATCGCCGTGCTGGTGGCCGGGCGGGTCCTCACCTGCGGCAGCCCGGCCGAGCTCGCGCGAGCCGTACAGGCGCCGTCGAGGGTGCGCTGGGCGGAGGGCGAACTGGAGACCGCCGACCCGTCCGCGGTGGCCTGGGAACTGCACCAGCGGTACGGCGGCCCGGTCCCCGGTCTGGAGATCCGGCGGCCGACGCTGGAGGAGAGCTACCTGGACCTCATCGAGGAGGCGAGGACCCGATGA
- a CDS encoding NAD(P)-dependent oxidoreductase, translated as MTWNVLALPPLPEDAVRGLLADLDGRAEVRVPARHDRESLLEALPDAEIVVGDWSGALALDARAVRLAPRLAFVQQPSVGVDGHDPEALARAGVPLANTAGVNAAAVAEWCLAAALALLRHLADGDRDMRAGEWPQFAYQRRELAGCRVGVAGFGPIGAACARLFGALGCRVSYWSRTPKPESYGAAYLDVDALAAGSDVLVLAVPLAPETRGLIDAARIGRMPRGSVLVNAARGGVVDQAALLAALESGHLAGAALDVYDSEPPPPDDPLRSCPRVLLSPHAAGVTPEATTRLIRCVLDNLAAAMEGRPVVNVVNGADPLVRRRPPRS; from the coding sequence GTGACGTGGAATGTTCTCGCGCTGCCGCCGCTCCCCGAGGACGCGGTGCGCGGCCTGCTCGCCGACCTCGACGGGCGCGCCGAGGTGCGCGTCCCCGCCCGGCACGACCGCGAGTCGCTGCTGGAGGCGCTGCCGGACGCCGAGATCGTCGTCGGCGACTGGAGCGGCGCCCTGGCCCTCGACGCGCGGGCCGTACGGCTGGCGCCGCGCCTGGCGTTCGTGCAGCAGCCGTCCGTGGGCGTGGACGGGCACGACCCGGAGGCGCTGGCCCGAGCAGGGGTGCCCCTCGCCAACACCGCCGGGGTGAACGCCGCCGCGGTCGCCGAATGGTGCCTGGCCGCCGCGCTCGCGCTGCTGCGCCACCTCGCGGACGGCGACAGGGACATGCGGGCGGGGGAGTGGCCGCAGTTCGCCTACCAGCGCCGCGAGCTCGCCGGATGCCGCGTGGGAGTGGCCGGTTTCGGGCCGATCGGCGCGGCCTGCGCCCGCCTGTTCGGCGCGCTCGGCTGCCGGGTCTCCTACTGGTCGCGCACGCCCAAGCCCGAGTCGTACGGCGCCGCCTATCTGGACGTCGACGCGCTGGCCGCGGGCAGCGACGTGCTGGTCCTGGCCGTGCCGCTGGCGCCGGAGACCCGCGGGCTGATCGACGCCGCCAGGATCGGGCGCATGCCCAGGGGGTCGGTTCTCGTCAACGCGGCCCGCGGCGGGGTGGTGGACCAGGCGGCGCTGCTGGCCGCGCTGGAGTCCGGCCACCTCGCCGGCGCGGCGCTCGACGTGTACGACAGCGAGCCTCCGCCGCCGGACGACCCGCTGCGCTCCTGTCCGCGGGTCCTGCTGTCACCCCACGCGGCCGGCGTCACGCCCGAGGCCACGACGCGGCTGATCCGGTGCGTGCTGGACAATCTCGCCGCGGCGATGGAGGGCCGTCCCGTCGTCAACGTGGTCAACGGCGCCGACCCGCTCGTCCGCCGTCGTCCGCCCAGGTCCTGA
- a CDS encoding FAD-binding oxidoreductase, with protein sequence MPERTASMTAHSKAVEQIRDSYAAIPADAAPRLAKATTNLFRFRTPAKTASLSARDLDQVIHVDPATMTAEVQGMTTYENLVDATLPHGLMPYVVPQLKTITLGGAVTGLGIESTSFKDGLPHESVEELEILTGDGRIVVARADNEHADLFRAFPNSYGTLGYALRIRIKLARVKPYVKLTHIRFSDADKCMLAMQEICERREHDGEQVDFVDGTFFGPDELYITVGSFSDRAPYTSDYTGMRIYYQSIRSRVRDWLTVRDYLWRWDTDWFWCSRAFGVQQPLVRSLLPRRYLRSDVYRKLVGLDQRYGVTARIDRWRNNPVHESVIQDVEVPVERGAEFLEVFHDRVGMTPVWMCPLRATGRWSLYPLEPGRLYVNFGFWGMVPLPRGQYDGYHNRLIERAVHSLDGHKSLYSTSFYEREEFWRLYNGDAYWPVKRAYDPGGRLLDLYDKCVRGR encoded by the coding sequence ATGCCAGAGCGCACGGCCAGTATGACCGCCCATAGCAAGGCCGTCGAGCAGATCAGGGACTCCTACGCCGCCATTCCCGCGGACGCGGCTCCCCGGCTGGCCAAGGCGACGACGAACCTGTTCCGCTTCCGTACGCCGGCCAAGACGGCATCGCTGTCCGCCCGCGATCTGGACCAGGTCATCCACGTGGACCCGGCGACGATGACGGCCGAGGTCCAGGGCATGACCACGTACGAGAACCTCGTGGACGCGACGCTGCCGCACGGGCTCATGCCGTACGTCGTGCCGCAGCTCAAGACGATCACGCTGGGCGGCGCGGTCACCGGCCTCGGCATCGAGTCGACGAGCTTCAAGGACGGCCTGCCGCACGAGTCGGTCGAGGAACTGGAGATCCTCACCGGCGACGGGCGGATCGTGGTGGCCCGGGCCGACAACGAGCACGCGGACCTGTTCCGGGCGTTCCCCAACTCCTACGGCACGCTCGGCTACGCCCTGCGCATCCGCATCAAGCTGGCCCGGGTGAAGCCGTACGTCAAGCTGACGCACATCCGCTTCAGCGACGCCGACAAGTGCATGCTCGCCATGCAGGAGATCTGCGAGAGGCGCGAGCACGACGGCGAGCAGGTCGACTTCGTCGACGGCACGTTCTTCGGCCCCGACGAGCTGTACATCACGGTGGGCTCGTTCTCCGACCGGGCCCCCTACACGTCCGACTACACCGGCATGCGGATCTACTACCAGTCGATCCGCAGCCGCGTGCGCGACTGGCTGACCGTGCGCGACTACCTGTGGCGCTGGGACACCGACTGGTTCTGGTGCTCGCGCGCCTTCGGCGTGCAGCAGCCGCTGGTCCGCTCGCTCCTGCCGCGCCGCTACCTGCGCTCGGACGTCTACCGCAAGCTCGTCGGCCTCGACCAGAGGTACGGCGTGACCGCCCGCATCGACCGCTGGCGTAACAACCCGGTGCACGAGTCGGTGATCCAGGACGTCGAGGTGCCGGTCGAGCGCGGCGCCGAGTTCCTGGAGGTCTTCCACGACAGGGTCGGCATGACCCCGGTGTGGATGTGCCCGCTCAGGGCGACCGGCCGGTGGTCGCTCTACCCCCTGGAGCCCGGCCGTCTGTACGTGAACTTCGGCTTCTGGGGCATGGTGCCGCTGCCGCGTGGTCAGTACGACGGGTACCACAACCGGCTGATCGAGCGGGCGGTGCACTCGCTCGACGGCCACAAGTCGCTGTACTCCACCTCTTTCTATGAGCGTGAGGAGTTCTGGCGGCTCTACAACGGAGACGCCTACTGGCCGGTCAAACGCGCCTACGACCCGGGTGGCCGGCTACTCGACCTCTATGACAAGTGCGTCAGGGGCAGGTAG
- a CDS encoding long-chain-fatty-acid--CoA ligase encodes MLNLAVVLEDSARDTPDATAVVFGDLRLPYSLVNTIANQVANLLVSRGIGRGDKVALACPNLPYFPFVYYGILKAGATVVPLNVLLQTREIAYHLNDSDAKAFFCFEGSPELPLGERGRGGFAETEVTEHFFVLPATPFATESELGETLWAALDGVSGEFETVQTSAEDTAVILYTSGTTGQPKGAELTHQNMVMNAIVSDEMFPRQAQNTYLVTLPLFHSFGQTVLLNAGFRRRGTLVLMPRFEPAEALALMKREEVTLFAGVPTMYWAMLTAVQTGAAEVPSSLVTAVSGGAALPVEVLKDFSAAFGVDILEGYGLSETSPVASFNQPGRPAKAGSIGTPIWGVEMKLVDAGWNTAGDVGEIAIRGHNIMKGYYNRPEATAEVMKDGWFRTGDVARRDEDGYYFIVDRAKDMIIRGGFNVYPREIEEVLMTHPAVSLAAVVGVPHDSHGEEIKAYVIRKPGATTTEEELVAWCKETMAAYKYPRIVEFRESLPMTATGKILKRELR; translated from the coding sequence ATGCTCAACCTGGCCGTCGTGCTGGAAGACAGCGCACGAGACACGCCCGACGCCACAGCGGTCGTCTTCGGAGACCTCCGCCTGCCGTACTCACTCGTGAACACCATCGCCAACCAGGTCGCCAACCTGCTCGTCTCGCGCGGGATCGGCAGGGGCGACAAGGTGGCGCTGGCCTGCCCCAACCTGCCGTACTTCCCGTTCGTCTACTACGGGATCCTCAAGGCGGGCGCGACCGTCGTCCCGCTGAACGTGCTGCTGCAGACCAGGGAGATCGCCTATCACCTGAACGACTCCGACGCCAAGGCCTTCTTCTGCTTCGAGGGCTCACCGGAGCTGCCGCTGGGCGAGCGGGGCCGCGGCGGTTTCGCCGAGACCGAGGTCACCGAGCACTTCTTCGTGCTGCCGGCCACGCCGTTCGCGACCGAGTCCGAGCTGGGCGAGACGCTCTGGGCCGCCCTCGACGGGGTGTCCGGCGAGTTCGAGACCGTGCAGACCTCGGCCGAGGACACGGCGGTGATCCTCTACACCAGCGGCACCACCGGCCAGCCGAAGGGCGCCGAGCTCACCCACCAGAACATGGTCATGAACGCCATCGTCAGCGACGAGATGTTCCCCCGGCAGGCGCAGAACACCTACCTCGTCACGCTGCCGCTGTTCCACTCCTTCGGCCAGACCGTGTTGCTGAACGCCGGTTTCCGGCGCCGCGGCACGCTCGTGCTGATGCCGCGCTTCGAGCCGGCCGAGGCCCTCGCGCTGATGAAGCGGGAGGAGGTCACGCTGTTCGCCGGAGTGCCGACGATGTACTGGGCGATGCTCACCGCGGTGCAGACCGGGGCCGCCGAGGTGCCGTCGTCGCTGGTCACGGCGGTCTCCGGCGGCGCCGCGCTGCCGGTGGAGGTGCTCAAGGACTTCAGCGCGGCGTTCGGCGTGGACATCCTGGAGGGCTACGGCCTGTCGGAGACCTCTCCGGTGGCGTCGTTCAACCAGCCCGGCAGGCCCGCCAAGGCCGGCTCGATCGGCACCCCGATCTGGGGCGTGGAGATGAAGCTGGTCGACGCCGGCTGGAACACGGCCGGCGACGTCGGCGAGATCGCCATCCGCGGGCACAACATCATGAAGGGCTACTACAACCGGCCCGAGGCGACCGCCGAGGTGATGAAGGACGGCTGGTTCCGCACCGGCGACGTGGCCCGCCGCGACGAGGACGGCTACTACTTCATCGTCGACCGGGCCAAGGACATGATCATCCGCGGTGGGTTCAACGTGTATCCCCGGGAGATCGAGGAGGTCCTCATGACCCACCCGGCCGTCTCGCTCGCCGCGGTCGTCGGGGTCCCCCACGACTCCCACGGCGAGGAGATCAAGGCGTACGTGATCCGCAAGCCCGGCGCCACGACCACCGAGGAGGAACTGGTGGCCTGGTGCAAGGAGACGATGGCGGCCTACAAGTACCCGCGGATCGTGGAGTTCCGCGAGTCCCTGCCGATGACCGCCACCGGCAAGATCCTCAAGCGCGAGCTGCGCTGA
- a CDS encoding class I SAM-dependent methyltransferase yields MTLAEIFEKIVGPDAGVEFVAYDGSKAGSLGADVRIEVKSPVAVAYLAQAPGELGLARAYISGHIDVHGDMYTLLDRMWSLTLNDLPLSEKIAAVRSLGIKPLLMRVPPPPQEARQSTLAKLGSRHAKQRDAEVIHHHYDVSNRFYEWVLGPSMAYTCATFPRADATLEEAQYTKFDLVAKKLGLKPGMRLLDVGCGWGGMVMHAAKEYGVKGLGVTLSRQQAEWAQKAIAEAGLSELAEVRHMDYRDVAETGFDRVSSIGLTEHIGKDNLPSYFSFLYGKLKPGGRLLNHCITRPTSTEKSINKSGFINRYVFPDGELESVGYLIRQMEDTGFEIRHEENLREHYALTLREWCKNLDAHWDEAVEEVGQGTARVWRLYMAGSVVGFERNKVQLHQVLGVRLDEGRSHVPLRPSLDWP; encoded by the coding sequence ATGACTCTTGCGGAGATCTTTGAGAAGATCGTCGGTCCTGACGCAGGCGTCGAGTTCGTCGCCTACGACGGCAGCAAGGCCGGATCCTTGGGCGCGGACGTCCGCATCGAGGTGAAGTCGCCGGTGGCGGTGGCCTACCTCGCGCAGGCGCCGGGGGAGCTCGGCCTCGCCCGTGCGTACATCTCCGGGCACATCGACGTGCACGGTGACATGTACACCCTGCTCGACCGGATGTGGTCGCTGACACTCAACGACCTGCCGCTGAGTGAGAAGATCGCCGCGGTCCGCTCGCTCGGGATCAAGCCGCTGCTGATGCGCGTTCCGCCGCCACCGCAGGAGGCGCGGCAGAGCACCCTGGCCAAGCTGGGCAGCAGGCACGCCAAGCAGCGCGACGCCGAGGTGATCCATCACCACTACGACGTCTCCAACCGCTTCTACGAGTGGGTGCTCGGCCCCTCCATGGCGTACACGTGCGCGACGTTCCCGCGGGCGGACGCGACGCTGGAGGAGGCGCAGTACACGAAATTCGACCTGGTCGCCAAGAAGCTCGGCCTCAAGCCCGGCATGCGCCTGCTCGACGTCGGCTGCGGCTGGGGCGGCATGGTCATGCACGCGGCCAAGGAATACGGCGTGAAGGGCCTCGGCGTCACGCTGTCGCGCCAGCAGGCCGAGTGGGCGCAGAAGGCCATCGCCGAGGCCGGGCTGTCGGAGCTCGCCGAGGTCCGTCACATGGACTACCGCGACGTCGCGGAAACCGGTTTCGACCGGGTCAGCTCGATCGGCCTCACCGAGCACATCGGCAAGGACAACCTGCCGTCCTACTTCTCCTTCCTGTACGGCAAGCTCAAGCCGGGCGGGCGCCTGCTCAACCACTGCATCACCCGTCCGACCAGCACGGAGAAGAGCATCAACAAGAGCGGGTTCATCAACCGCTACGTCTTCCCGGACGGCGAGCTGGAGTCGGTGGGTTACCTGATCCGCCAGATGGAGGACACCGGGTTCGAAATCCGCCACGAGGAGAACCTGCGCGAGCACTACGCGCTGACGCTGCGCGAATGGTGCAAGAACCTCGACGCCCACTGGGACGAGGCGGTCGAGGAGGTCGGCCAGGGCACCGCCCGGGTCTGGCGGCTCTACATGGCCGGCTCCGTCGTCGGGTTCGAGCGCAACAAGGTGCAGCTCCACCAGGTGCTCGGCGTCCGGCTCGACGAGGGACGGTCGCACGTTCCGCTGCGCCCGTCCCTCGACTGGCCCTGA